A genomic window from Xyrauchen texanus isolate HMW12.3.18 chromosome 15, RBS_HiC_50CHRs, whole genome shotgun sequence includes:
- the LOC127655880 gene encoding prostaglandin reductase 3-like: MSCFGFLTSCRRALLAGHRVRVLSLRSIVDLSYSTHFMDYRASSIPASMRKMVVTKLSPNFREAVCIQNAPVPTPADGDLLIRNRYVGINASDINYTAGRYDPSVRPPFDAGFEGIGTVVGLGLSASSQYTVGDTVAYFGEGAFAEYTVVSAKKAIAIRTARPEYLTLLVSAATAHIAIQRLAKLKEGETVLVTAAAGGTGQFAVQFAKMAGCHVVGTCSSNEKADFLKTIGCDRPINYKTEDLGSILRKEYPRGVDVVYESIGGRIFDLAVSNMAVLGRLIVIGFISGYQSASGLQPVKAGTLPVKLLQKSATISGFFLPHFMSDYREALSILNEMFAKGKLICTVDIGDLDPEGHFMGLESVYRAVDYMYAGKNLGKVVVEVSPHSKL, encoded by the exons ATGTCCTGCTTCGGATTTTTAACAAGCTGCAGAAGAGCGCTGCTCGCGGGGCATCGTGTGCGTGTGTTGTCGCTGCGCTCCATTGTCGATCTGTCGTACTCAACACACTTCATGGATTATCGAGCTTCATCGATACCGGCCTCTATGAGGAAGATGGTGGTGACGAAACTGAGTCCGAACTTCAGAGAAGCGGTGTGTATTCAGAACGCCCCTGTGCCCACACCCGCCGACGGGGATCTGCTCATCAGAAACCG ATATGTGGGCATCAATGCCTCTGATATCAACTACACAGCAGGACGCTATGACCCCTCAGTGAGACCACCATTTGATGCAGGATTTGAAGGAATTGGTACAGTGGTTGGCCTGGGCCTGAGCGCCAGCTCCCAATACACTGTTGGTGATACTGTGGCCTATTTTGGTGAAGGAGCCTTTGCTGAGTACACTGTAGTATCTGCCAAAAAAGCTATAGCCATACGCACTGCAAGGCCAGAGTACCTGACTCTGCTCGTGAGTGCCGCCACAGCCCATATCGCCATACAGAGACTGGCAAAGTTGAAGGAAGGGGAGACAGTATTAGTTACTGCCGCTGCTGGAGGTACAGGACAGTTTGCTGTGCAGTTTGCCAAAATGGCTGGCTGCCATGTGGTAGGCACATGCTCCAGCAATGAGAAGGCCGACTTTCTGAAGACCATCGGCTGCGATCGCCCTATAAACTATAAGACGGAGGACCTGGGCTCCATACTACGCAAAGAGTATCCACGCGGTGTGGATGTGGTTTATGAGTCAATAGGTGGCAGAATCTTTGACTTGGCAGTGAGTAATATGGCCGTCCTGGGCAGACTGATAGTGATTGGGTTTATATCTGGCTATCAGAGTGCATCAGGACTGCAGCCAGTGAAAGCTGGCACATTACCAGTTAAACTATTGCAAAAGTCTGCCACCATTTCTGGCTTTTTCTTACCTCATTTCATGTCAGACTATAGAGAAGCGTTGAGCATCCTGAATGAAATGTTCGCTAAAGGAAAACTGATTTGTACGGTGGACATAGGAGATTTGGACCCAGAGGGTCATTTTATGGGGCTCGAATCAGTTTATAGAGCTGTAGATTACATGTACGCTGGGAAGAACCTGGGGAAGGTTGTGGTAGAAGTGTCTCCTCACAGTAAATTGTAA